One genomic window of Panicum hallii strain FIL2 chromosome 6, PHallii_v3.1, whole genome shotgun sequence includes the following:
- the LOC112898487 gene encoding CMP-sialic acid transporter 2-like isoform X1, whose protein sequence is MGYRKVKDQESYDDLSQNDVESLSGRSLSSANATATGLSSADGAKGKSSWKLKSVVTLALTLLTSSQAILIVWSKRAGKYEYSVTTANFSVEALKCLLSLAALFRTWNHHGVTDDNRLTTSFDEVSVYPIPAILYMVKNLLQYYIFAYVDAPAYQILKNLNIISTGVLYRIILKKKLSEIQWAAFILLCAGCTTAQLNPSSDHVLQTPIQGWMLAIVMALLSGFAGVYTEAIIKKRPSRNINVQNFWLYIFGVIFNLVAICVQDYDAVMNKGFFHGYSFITVLMILNHALSGIAVSMVMKYADNIVKVYSTSVAMLLTAVVSVFLFYFHLSLAFFLGSTVVSVSVYLHSVGKLQPQK, encoded by the exons ATGGGGTACAGGAAGGTGAAGGATCAG GAGAGTTATGATGATTTATCTCAGAACGATGTAGAAAGTCTTAGTGGGAGGTCTCTATCCAGCGCAAACG CTACAGCTACTGGTCTGAGCTCTGCAGATGGTGCAAAAGGCAAGTCTAGTTGGAAGCTAAA GTCTGTTGTTACTCTTGCATTGACGCTGCTAACAAGTTCTCAGGCAATATTAATTGTGTGGTCAAAAAGGGCTGGAAAGTATGAATATAGTGTCACAACAGCTAATTTTTCG GTCGAGGCTTTAAAATGCCTTCTATCACTAGCTGCTCTTTTTAGGACATGGAACCACCATGGTGTTACTGATGATAATAG GTTAACTACATCTTTTGATGAAGTCAGTGTATATCCGATTCCAGCTATTCTTTACATGGTGAAGAACTTATTGCAG TACTATATCTTTGCTTATGTGGACGCACCAGCTTACCAGATCTTGAAGAACCTGAATATCATCAGCACTGGTGTCTTGTACCGCATCATTTTGAAGAAAAA GTTAAGTGAAATCCAGTGGGCAGCATTTATTCTTCTATGTGCTGGTTGCACGACAGCTCAACTTAATCCTTC ATCTGACCATGTGCTTCAAACTCCTATTCAAGGTTGGATGCTGGCGATT GTGATGGCTCTTTTAAGTGGTTTTGCTGGGGTATATACAGAA GCTATCATTAAAAAACGGCCATCAAGAAACATCAATGTGCAGAACTTTTGGCTATACATTTTCGGGGTGATCTTCAATCTAGTTGCAATTTGTGTTCAGGATTATGATGCCGTCATGAATAA AGGCTTTTTCCATGGGTATTCATTCATCACAGTTTTGATGATTCTGAACCATGCACTGAG TGGAATTGCTGTTTCAATGGTGATGAAATATGCTGATAACATAGTCAAG GTTTATTCGACTTCAGTTGCAATGCTTCTGACAGCAGTTGTATCTGTCTTTTTGTTTTACTTCCATTTATCCCTCGCATTCTTCCTTGGATCCAC GGTTGTGTCTGTCTCAGTGTACCTGCACTCTGTCGGAAAACTTCAACCACAGAAATGA
- the LOC112898487 gene encoding CMP-sialic acid transporter 2-like isoform X2, whose translation MGYRKVKDQESYDDLSQNDVESLSGRSLSSANATGLSSADGAKGKSSWKLKSVVTLALTLLTSSQAILIVWSKRAGKYEYSVTTANFSVEALKCLLSLAALFRTWNHHGVTDDNRLTTSFDEVSVYPIPAILYMVKNLLQYYIFAYVDAPAYQILKNLNIISTGVLYRIILKKKLSEIQWAAFILLCAGCTTAQLNPSSDHVLQTPIQGWMLAIVMALLSGFAGVYTEAIIKKRPSRNINVQNFWLYIFGVIFNLVAICVQDYDAVMNKGFFHGYSFITVLMILNHALSGIAVSMVMKYADNIVKVYSTSVAMLLTAVVSVFLFYFHLSLAFFLGSTVVSVSVYLHSVGKLQPQK comes from the exons ATGGGGTACAGGAAGGTGAAGGATCAG GAGAGTTATGATGATTTATCTCAGAACGATGTAGAAAGTCTTAGTGGGAGGTCTCTATCCAGCGCAAACG CTACTGGTCTGAGCTCTGCAGATGGTGCAAAAGGCAAGTCTAGTTGGAAGCTAAA GTCTGTTGTTACTCTTGCATTGACGCTGCTAACAAGTTCTCAGGCAATATTAATTGTGTGGTCAAAAAGGGCTGGAAAGTATGAATATAGTGTCACAACAGCTAATTTTTCG GTCGAGGCTTTAAAATGCCTTCTATCACTAGCTGCTCTTTTTAGGACATGGAACCACCATGGTGTTACTGATGATAATAG GTTAACTACATCTTTTGATGAAGTCAGTGTATATCCGATTCCAGCTATTCTTTACATGGTGAAGAACTTATTGCAG TACTATATCTTTGCTTATGTGGACGCACCAGCTTACCAGATCTTGAAGAACCTGAATATCATCAGCACTGGTGTCTTGTACCGCATCATTTTGAAGAAAAA GTTAAGTGAAATCCAGTGGGCAGCATTTATTCTTCTATGTGCTGGTTGCACGACAGCTCAACTTAATCCTTC ATCTGACCATGTGCTTCAAACTCCTATTCAAGGTTGGATGCTGGCGATT GTGATGGCTCTTTTAAGTGGTTTTGCTGGGGTATATACAGAA GCTATCATTAAAAAACGGCCATCAAGAAACATCAATGTGCAGAACTTTTGGCTATACATTTTCGGGGTGATCTTCAATCTAGTTGCAATTTGTGTTCAGGATTATGATGCCGTCATGAATAA AGGCTTTTTCCATGGGTATTCATTCATCACAGTTTTGATGATTCTGAACCATGCACTGAG TGGAATTGCTGTTTCAATGGTGATGAAATATGCTGATAACATAGTCAAG GTTTATTCGACTTCAGTTGCAATGCTTCTGACAGCAGTTGTATCTGTCTTTTTGTTTTACTTCCATTTATCCCTCGCATTCTTCCTTGGATCCAC GGTTGTGTCTGTCTCAGTGTACCTGCACTCTGTCGGAAAACTTCAACCACAGAAATGA